A genomic segment from Roseibium algicola encodes:
- a CDS encoding DUF427 domain-containing protein produces MTAQTMPAFDTAIRNPENPDHLMVIKDVPRRIRIYQGAALLADSINAVRVLEIGKSFYDPVIYVPEADLKTRFGYVDKSTHCPIKGDASYISHDGEEIGWVYRSPVPMAEKLAGHYAFWPSKVRIIEGE; encoded by the coding sequence ATGACTGCGCAGACAATGCCCGCCTTCGATACGGCGATCCGCAACCCGGAAAACCCCGACCACCTGATGGTGATTAAGGACGTGCCCCGGCGTATTCGCATCTATCAGGGCGCGGCCCTGCTGGCGGACAGCATCAATGCGGTTCGCGTTCTTGAAATCGGCAAGTCTTTTTATGACCCCGTGATCTACGTGCCGGAAGCCGATCTCAAGACCCGGTTCGGGTATGTCGACAAGTCTACCCATTGCCCCATCAAGGGCGACGCCAGCTACATTTCCCATGATGGCGAGGAGATCGGCTGGGTCTACAGATCGCCGGTGCCGATGGCGGAGAAACTTGCCGGACATTACGCCTTCTGGCCATCCAAGGTCCGGATCATCGAGGGTGAGTAG
- a CDS encoding enoyl-CoA hydratase/isomerase family protein produces the protein MGLVETETRGGAIWIWLNRPDRHNALVPALVCELRSAIAEAAMAEPVALVLSGRGSSFSTGGDIGGFLDHAGSQGKLVAYSDELVGSLHETILGLLSFPAPVLAAVNGPVTGGSAGLMLAADMVAMSGTAFVQPYYNQVGFGPDGGWTALLPDRIGTSKALAIQYRNTRISASEAVELGLAVCQVPGAELVATVDGWVVDLGKGFAQTHRTTRQSVWDARRCAMVRDRLDQEKARFLDLVSRQSTLDGMKEFTRKRA, from the coding sequence ATGGGCCTCGTTGAGACAGAAACACGCGGCGGCGCGATCTGGATATGGTTGAACCGGCCGGACCGGCACAATGCCCTGGTTCCGGCGCTGGTTTGCGAACTGCGGAGCGCCATTGCCGAAGCGGCGATGGCCGAACCGGTGGCGCTGGTTCTGTCGGGCCGCGGATCCAGCTTTTCGACCGGTGGCGATATTGGCGGGTTTTTGGACCATGCCGGATCGCAGGGTAAACTCGTGGCCTACTCGGACGAGCTTGTCGGCAGCCTGCACGAGACGATCCTCGGCCTGCTGTCCTTTCCGGCGCCGGTGCTGGCGGCGGTCAATGGGCCGGTGACGGGTGGTTCTGCTGGCTTGATGCTGGCGGCAGACATGGTCGCCATGTCCGGGACAGCCTTTGTCCAGCCCTACTACAATCAGGTGGGGTTCGGTCCGGATGGCGGCTGGACAGCCTTGCTGCCGGACCGCATCGGCACTTCGAAGGCACTTGCGATCCAGTATCGCAACACGCGCATCAGTGCTTCGGAGGCCGTGGAACTGGGGCTTGCCGTCTGTCAGGTGCCGGGGGCTGAGCTTGTTGCAACTGTTGACGGCTGGGTCGTGGATCTCGGCAAAGGCTTCGCCCAGACCCATCGCACGACACGGCAGAGTGTTTGGGATGCACGCAGATGCGCGATGGTGCGAGACCGTCTCGACCAGGAAAAAGCCAGGTTCCTGGACCTGGTGAGCCGTCAAAGCACGCTCGACGGCATGAAGGAATTCACCAGGAAACGGGCCTGA
- a CDS encoding MaoC/PaaZ C-terminal domain-containing protein: protein MSLTADAQHSATFSWIPRQEDFDAFADLSGDDNPIHVDPEFSARTRFGRTVSHGMLLYTRVFAHLEALHPGRSHAVQTLMFPNPAYADEELTFSFTPSEDDGDLILIEVARAADGAVTLSGSCKLGVRT, encoded by the coding sequence ATGAGCCTGACCGCTGACGCGCAGCACAGCGCAACGTTTAGCTGGATCCCCCGTCAGGAGGATTTCGATGCCTTTGCCGATCTGTCCGGTGATGACAACCCGATCCACGTCGATCCCGAATTTTCGGCTCGCACACGGTTTGGACGGACGGTCTCCCACGGAATGCTGCTTTATACGCGGGTCTTTGCGCATCTGGAGGCCCTCCATCCGGGGCGAAGCCATGCCGTGCAGACTTTGATGTTTCCCAATCCGGCCTATGCGGATGAGGAGCTAACGTTTTCGTTCACGCCGAGCGAGGACGATGGGGACCTGATCCTGATCGAGGTCGCCCGTGCGGCGGACGGGGCCGTGACCTTGTCCGGTTCCTGCAAACTGGGGGTGCGGACATGA
- a CDS encoding GAK system CofD-like protein, which produces MTEITITRVARLPDPFRIERFLSNPKLGPRTLFFSGGSALNGVAQCLKRYTHNSIHLVTPFDSGGSSQGLRIAFNMPAIGDLRSRLMALADETVLGHPDVFRLFTHRFSKTASQVDLAAELESMIAGTHPLVEAIEQPMRTLIQNQLGMFHAARPIDFDLLGASIGNLILAGGYLNQNQQLEPIIFLVAKLVGVQGTVRAVADDNLHLGADLEDGEVVIGQHLLTGKEHPPLVSPIRNLFLNRGLTGKDPAEAAFPDRNRSLIQSADLICYAPGSFYTSLIANLLPKGVGKAIAARTVPKVYVPGTGQDPETGTMSVADKVQTLLAYLRRDAGSDCPVDRLLNFVIVDQAVPEKETEALQALGLSVLQLDLVSKASAPYYAPVPLCETLVSLT; this is translated from the coding sequence TTGACTGAAATCACCATCACCCGTGTGGCGCGCCTGCCGGATCCGTTTCGGATCGAACGGTTTCTGTCCAATCCGAAGCTTGGCCCGAGGACGTTGTTCTTCAGCGGTGGATCGGCACTCAACGGTGTCGCCCAGTGCCTGAAGCGCTACACGCATAATTCCATCCACCTGGTGACACCGTTCGATTCCGGTGGCAGCTCGCAAGGGCTCAGGATTGCCTTCAACATGCCGGCCATCGGTGATCTCAGAAGCCGGTTGATGGCACTCGCCGACGAAACGGTGCTCGGCCATCCGGACGTTTTTCGCCTGTTCACACATCGGTTTTCGAAAACAGCCTCGCAAGTGGATCTGGCTGCCGAGCTGGAAAGCATGATCGCCGGAACGCATCCGCTGGTGGAGGCGATAGAGCAGCCGATGCGCACGCTCATCCAGAATCAGCTGGGCATGTTTCACGCCGCACGACCGATAGATTTCGACCTGCTCGGCGCCAGCATCGGCAACCTGATCCTGGCAGGTGGTTACCTCAACCAGAACCAGCAGCTCGAGCCGATCATCTTTCTGGTGGCCAAGCTGGTGGGTGTTCAGGGCACCGTCCGGGCCGTTGCCGACGACAACCTGCACCTGGGGGCAGACCTTGAGGATGGCGAGGTTGTCATCGGCCAGCATCTTCTGACCGGCAAGGAGCATCCGCCACTGGTCTCGCCGATCCGAAACCTGTTCCTCAATCGGGGGCTGACCGGCAAGGACCCTGCGGAAGCAGCGTTTCCGGACCGCAACCGGAGCCTCATCCAGTCTGCTGACCTCATCTGTTATGCGCCGGGCAGTTTCTATACCAGCCTGATCGCAAATCTTCTGCCGAAAGGCGTCGGAAAAGCCATTGCCGCACGCACCGTTCCGAAGGTCTATGTGCCCGGAACGGGGCAGGATCCGGAAACCGGCACGATGAGTGTTGCCGACAAGGTGCAGACCCTGCTTGCCTACTTGCGGCGGGACGCGGGCAGCGATTGCCCGGTCGACCGTCTGCTAAACTTCGTGATCGTCGACCAAGCGGTTCCGGAGAAGGAAACGGAAGCGCTGCAGGCGCTTGGGCTTTCCGTGCTTCAGCTCGATCTCGTCAGCAAGGCGTCCGCACCCTATTATGCCCCTGTGCCGCTTTGCGAAACTCTGGTCTCGCTGACGTAA
- a CDS encoding glycerate kinase type-2 family protein → MNLGRSGAMAESVQDFLKRLFLRAVEVADPMQSLGAFLPEKPVGRVVVIGAGKASARMAEAVENIWGPCEGLVITRYGYARPCEGIEIVEAAHPVPDEMGFVATKRMIELVSGLGENDYVLALMSGGASALLIAPAGEISLAEKQAVNQALLASGAPIGQMNVVRKHLSRVKGGQLAAAAYPAKMLALLISDVPGDNPAEIGSGPTVGDTSTTADAKAILEQRKIEVPASVQQVLAAGSGVLKPDDEKLGRVSNVIFAAPSQSLEAARNLAEAEGCDVEILGDALEGEAREVARAHAELALSRQSERPDGSRPLLLLSGGELTVIRRGEGIGGPNAEYALALAFALRGAPGIHAIACDTDGVDGAAEVAGAVIGPDTLARADKAGADVEEALLTNDAHRFFDTIGDQVVTGPTLTNVNDFRAIWIG, encoded by the coding sequence ATGAATTTAGGAAGAAGTGGTGCCATGGCCGAAAGCGTTCAGGATTTTTTGAAACGGCTGTTCCTGCGGGCCGTCGAAGTGGCGGACCCGATGCAGAGTCTTGGTGCGTTTCTGCCGGAGAAACCAGTGGGCCGCGTCGTAGTGATCGGCGCAGGCAAGGCCTCCGCCCGAATGGCGGAAGCGGTCGAAAACATCTGGGGGCCGTGCGAAGGCCTGGTGATCACGCGCTATGGTTACGCGAGGCCGTGCGAAGGGATCGAGATCGTGGAGGCCGCGCATCCGGTTCCGGACGAAATGGGGTTTGTCGCGACCAAACGCATGATCGAGCTTGTTTCCGGCCTGGGTGAGAACGACTACGTGCTGGCGCTCATGTCCGGTGGTGCTTCGGCCTTGCTGATTGCGCCTGCCGGAGAAATCTCGCTGGCCGAAAAACAGGCGGTCAACCAGGCGCTTCTGGCCTCCGGTGCACCAATCGGCCAGATGAACGTCGTGCGGAAACATCTGAGCCGGGTGAAAGGCGGGCAATTGGCAGCGGCCGCCTATCCTGCAAAGATGCTGGCTCTGCTCATTTCGGATGTTCCAGGTGACAATCCTGCTGAAATCGGGTCCGGTCCGACGGTTGGTGATACCAGCACGACGGCCGATGCCAAGGCGATCCTGGAGCAGAGGAAGATCGAAGTGCCGGCTTCGGTGCAACAGGTTCTCGCCGCCGGAAGCGGTGTGTTGAAGCCCGATGACGAAAAGCTCGGCCGTGTGTCGAATGTCATCTTCGCAGCTCCTTCCCAGTCGCTGGAAGCTGCCCGAAACCTTGCTGAAGCAGAAGGCTGTGATGTCGAGATCCTGGGGGACGCCCTGGAAGGCGAAGCGCGGGAAGTGGCGCGTGCCCATGCAGAGCTTGCCCTCAGCCGCCAGAGCGAGCGCCCCGACGGTAGCCGGCCCTTGCTGCTCCTGTCCGGCGGTGAGCTGACGGTAATCCGACGCGGCGAGGGCATTGGAGGGCCGAACGCCGAATACGCCCTGGCTCTTGCTTTTGCCTTGCGCGGGGCTCCGGGTATCCACGCGATCGCTTGCGACACGGACGGTGTCGACGGAGCGGCAGAAGTAGCGGGTGCCGTCATTGGCCCGGATACGCTGGCGAGGGCGGACAAGGCGGGTGCCGATGTGGAAGAGGCACTTCTTACCAATGACGCTCACCGCTTTTTCGACACGATCGGAGATCAGGTTGTCACCGGGCCGACACTGACGAATGTCAATGATTTCCGTGCCATATGGATTGGATAG
- the rbsD gene encoding D-ribose pyranase translates to MKRTKLLNRHLSKLVASLGHMDEIVLADAGLPVPANVGVIDLAVSPGIPAFFDVLEALADEMIVEQAVFANEASEDLVTQIEVRLAHWAADTGKPIEHVRMSHEDFKERCSKARAVIRTGECTPYANLILVSGVPF, encoded by the coding sequence ATGAAACGTACGAAGCTTCTAAACCGGCATCTCAGCAAACTGGTAGCCTCGCTCGGCCATATGGACGAGATCGTCCTTGCCGATGCAGGCCTCCCGGTTCCTGCCAATGTTGGTGTGATCGACCTGGCAGTCAGCCCCGGTATTCCGGCCTTCTTTGATGTTCTGGAAGCGCTGGCCGATGAAATGATCGTCGAGCAGGCGGTCTTTGCGAACGAGGCATCGGAAGATCTCGTCACGCAGATCGAGGTCCGACTGGCCCATTGGGCGGCTGACACCGGCAAGCCGATCGAACATGTCCGCATGTCCCACGAGGACTTCAAGGAGCGTTGTTCGAAGGCACGTGCGGTCATTCGCACCGGTGAATGCACGCCTTACGCAAATCTGATTCTCGTCTCCGGCGTACCGTTCTGA
- a CDS encoding phosphate acetyltransferase encodes MSLEVGARAEVKRSYTEDDMRGFAQLAGNGTEVPVSVPGPLIGGLFSYLLGVELPGRGTNYLKQNLEFLAPAPVGETLTASVTITRLRPEKHLVDLETVCEAEDGTRICQGRALVYVEDVGKD; translated from the coding sequence ATGAGCCTGGAAGTCGGAGCGCGCGCGGAAGTCAAACGCAGCTACACAGAAGACGACATGCGTGGTTTCGCGCAGCTTGCCGGAAACGGTACGGAAGTCCCGGTGTCTGTTCCGGGGCCACTGATCGGCGGGCTCTTTTCCTATCTGCTGGGCGTCGAGCTGCCGGGGAGAGGAACCAACTACCTGAAGCAGAACCTGGAGTTTCTGGCGCCCGCTCCGGTCGGGGAGACGCTGACGGCCTCGGTGACCATCACGCGCCTGCGGCCGGAAAAACACCTGGTCGATCTGGAAACGGTCTGTGAAGCAGAGGACGGCACCCGCATCTGTCAGGGCCGGGCGCTTGTCTATGTCGAGGATGTCGGCAAGGACTGA
- a CDS encoding AMP-binding protein translates to MEYLTDMAAKRAELTPGATAFVDHESGRSFSFCEINERATRLGNLLLGRGLAKGDRMAVLCHNHPDFFVLLFAAQKTGILLVPLNWRQPVAELQPILAASGAKLLFHDLAFVEIAEELAATTGLSLLPLGAEGRGGSALDRLLTGASPAAIGCGKVKASAPWYLLYTSGTTGLPKAVIQTAGMAYANMINYCQATGLSIGEKGVNFLPLFHTAGINLPTLPIFLNGGMSTVLRKFDPETVLDLVSAGNVTCFFGVPAIYQALALSPRIGKTNFSKVRSLGCGGAPVPKHLLSEFQERGVTICNGMGMTETGPTVFLMDKGHAPAKIGSVGKPQILTDVRLVDGDGGIVEGPGEGEVQFRGPNITPGYMDNKEATVATFTVDGWLKSGDIGRRDEDGYYYIVDRIKDMYISGGENVYPAEVEKVLVGHPAVLEAVVIGVPDAKWGEVGAAFLIVRPGEDLDTTTLADWCRKQLAPYKVPKSFTVVDDLPRTAAGKVRKNILKDDFLADNSLEKV, encoded by the coding sequence ATGGAATATTTAACCGACATGGCCGCAAAACGGGCGGAGCTCACGCCCGGGGCGACAGCCTTTGTCGATCATGAAAGCGGCAGATCTTTCAGTTTCTGCGAGATCAACGAACGCGCCACCCGATTGGGCAACCTTCTGCTCGGTCGCGGTCTTGCCAAGGGCGACCGCATGGCGGTGCTTTGCCATAACCACCCGGATTTCTTCGTGCTGCTGTTTGCGGCTCAGAAAACCGGCATTCTGCTTGTGCCTCTCAACTGGCGACAGCCGGTTGCTGAGCTGCAGCCCATATTGGCGGCCTCCGGTGCGAAGCTGCTGTTTCATGATCTTGCGTTTGTCGAGATTGCCGAAGAACTTGCCGCCACAACCGGCCTGTCGCTTCTGCCGCTGGGCGCCGAGGGCCGGGGTGGCAGCGCTCTTGATCGTCTTCTGACGGGGGCAAGTCCTGCAGCGATCGGCTGCGGCAAGGTCAAGGCTTCAGCCCCCTGGTATCTGCTTTACACCTCCGGAACGACGGGCCTGCCCAAGGCGGTTATCCAGACGGCGGGCATGGCCTATGCCAACATGATCAACTACTGTCAGGCCACGGGTCTTTCGATCGGCGAAAAGGGCGTCAATTTCCTGCCGCTCTTCCATACGGCGGGGATCAACCTGCCGACGCTGCCGATCTTCCTGAACGGCGGCATGTCGACTGTCTTGCGCAAGTTCGATCCGGAGACCGTGCTTGATCTCGTTTCCGCCGGAAACGTCACCTGCTTCTTCGGTGTTCCGGCGATCTATCAGGCGCTGGCGCTGTCACCCAGGATCGGCAAGACGAACTTTTCGAAGGTCCGGTCGCTCGGCTGTGGCGGTGCGCCGGTGCCGAAACACCTGTTGTCGGAGTTTCAGGAGCGGGGCGTCACCATCTGCAACGGCATGGGCATGACCGAGACCGGGCCAACCGTGTTCCTGATGGACAAGGGCCATGCGCCCGCCAAGATCGGTTCAGTCGGAAAACCGCAGATCCTGACGGATGTTCGCCTGGTCGACGGCGATGGCGGTATCGTCGAAGGGCCGGGGGAAGGGGAAGTCCAGTTTCGCGGGCCGAACATCACGCCGGGCTACATGGACAACAAGGAAGCGACGGTTGCCACCTTCACGGTCGATGGCTGGCTGAAATCCGGTGACATCGGGCGCCGCGACGAGGACGGCTACTACTACATCGTCGACCGGATCAAGGACATGTACATATCGGGAGGCGAGAACGTCTATCCGGCTGAAGTCGAGAAGGTTCTTGTCGGTCATCCGGCCGTTCTGGAGGCTGTGGTGATTGGTGTGCCTGATGCTAAGTGGGGCGAGGTCGGTGCGGCCTTCCTGATTGTGCGTCCCGGCGAAGACCTCGATACGACGACGTTGGCCGACTGGTGCCGCAAGCAGCTGGCGCCCTACAAGGTGCCGAAAAGCTTTACCGTCGTTGACGACCTGCCGCGCACCGCGGCGGGCAAGGTGCGCAAGAACATTCTGAAAGACGACTTCCTTGCCGACAATTCCCTGGAGAAAGTATAA